In Helianthus annuus cultivar XRQ/B chromosome 8, HanXRQr2.0-SUNRISE, whole genome shotgun sequence, a single genomic region encodes these proteins:
- the LOC110873698 gene encoding uncharacterized protein LOC110873698: protein MGLLSWFKGNKEPASAGGSITTTDKPKPIVSTEKATDELPDMNGAVEVSRPASNVDVTVFEFGSVAASSDKVTLAGYCPVSDELEPCRWEILPASGSDAPQFRVVF from the coding sequence ATGGGTCTCCTTTCTTGGTTCAAAGGCAACAAGGAACCTGCTTCGGCCGGCGGCAGTATCACCACCACCGACAAACCCAAGCCCATTGTATCAACAGAAAAAGCAACTGATGAACTTCCGGACATGAACGGCGCCGTTGAGGTCTCGCGACCTGCTTCCAACGTTGACGTCACGGTATTCGAATTCGGTTCTGTTGCTGCGTCTTCCGATAAGGTGACTCTTGCCGGCTATTGCCCTGTTTCTGACGAGCTTGAGCCCTGCCGTTGGGAGATTTTGCCGGCTAGCGGCTCTGATGCACCTCAATTTCGTGTTGTGTTTTGA